The following are from one region of the Methanospirillum hungatei genome:
- a CDS encoding MEMAR_RS02690 family S-layer glycoprotein, with protein MNARFAVVMMVLVALAIMAFPATAAINKIPAGGEVFLGEKGLDVSAATGGASQIAWWQPGTNTETEQPADIQQVTNAQSFYVSPDIFVGKTGNWYQWNGSVKGPLAFNIKEPSLNLKVWDGSVDEDVTGKAIPVGNYGNFVVETNMQSIITRPGFQPADAPFKIKVKSADGGVYTNLVGNNGKEISLTQLAVNQQLWYWVSPDNKHTEPAPNDGWNTAAEDQYGNRMYKAGTYTVWAECNANGMKDQYTAPDGSDYTGKTISAVKSVQIATDQVKIEANKDTVVRGNPFSVTITGVPNAEYYVWAKGTGSMTGQPDDQPPMILSTQADVKQDAAAGPYEIGKYQYEGGAGKSIKQDVPDDPEFHGTKFYALVKLNSSGTRTVEWKTSKDTKDKKYTIRVERKSGSQYKSDEVDVKVEKGDVTIVASGDQSYYLGEEVKISGTNSETDVTYLFITGPNLPNVGGMLKSPRKEVNNDQPASFDQADVQDDDTYEFKWQTANLEMDAGTYTVYAVSAPRDKDHLSDAQYDTVSLVIKKPYIQATASASVVAKGDKMYLRGTAEGDPSKGIAIWILGKNKVLYATESVNDDMSFEHEIKGAETASLYAGQYFVVIQHPMYNNEFDVYPDNALEPQKILGAYPTRDSEVFRIGGAGALQGTDAAEALVKAIDSAMVDDIYTKMQFLVEEPKVTINPIGEQAVGSKFEISGTTNLMYDDNDLLVEVTSSSFKPTDKSQSGEFNGATGTVKVQQGTDGLNKWSFTVDASTFKPDEYIVRVAGVTTDVVETSLFNVVEAGAAPVAVAEPVVTEAPVVEVTTEAAEANATADVNASVEAPVVEEPVNKTA; from the coding sequence ATGAACGCACGATTTGCAGTTGTCATGATGGTGCTTGTTGCACTTGCAATCATGGCATTCCCCGCTACTGCAGCAATCAACAAGATCCCCGCCGGAGGAGAAGTTTTCCTTGGTGAGAAGGGGCTTGATGTCTCTGCAGCAACCGGAGGCGCCAGCCAGATTGCATGGTGGCAGCCAGGTACCAACACTGAGACTGAGCAGCCTGCAGATATCCAGCAGGTTACCAACGCACAGTCATTTTATGTTTCTCCTGATATCTTCGTCGGAAAGACCGGCAACTGGTATCAGTGGAACGGCAGCGTAAAAGGCCCGCTCGCATTTAACATCAAAGAACCATCACTCAACCTGAAGGTCTGGGATGGATCTGTTGATGAAGATGTAACTGGCAAGGCTATTCCTGTAGGCAACTACGGAAACTTTGTGGTTGAGACCAACATGCAGAGCATCATCACCCGTCCAGGGTTCCAGCCTGCAGATGCACCTTTCAAGATCAAAGTAAAGAGTGCAGATGGTGGTGTCTACACCAACCTCGTTGGCAACAACGGCAAGGAAATTTCGCTGACCCAGCTTGCTGTCAACCAGCAGCTCTGGTACTGGGTATCCCCAGACAACAAGCACACTGAGCCGGCACCGAACGATGGATGGAACACTGCAGCCGAGGATCAGTATGGTAACCGCATGTACAAGGCAGGTACCTACACGGTCTGGGCAGAGTGTAACGCCAACGGTATGAAGGACCAGTACACTGCACCTGACGGTTCAGATTACACCGGTAAGACTATCTCTGCAGTAAAGAGTGTTCAGATCGCCACCGACCAGGTGAAGATCGAAGCCAACAAGGACACAGTTGTCCGTGGCAACCCATTCTCTGTCACCATCACTGGTGTCCCGAACGCTGAGTACTACGTCTGGGCAAAGGGAACCGGCTCAATGACCGGCCAGCCTGATGACCAGCCACCGATGATTCTGTCCACCCAGGCTGATGTCAAGCAGGACGCAGCCGCAGGACCGTACGAAATCGGTAAGTACCAGTATGAGGGAGGAGCAGGGAAGAGCATCAAGCAGGATGTCCCCGATGATCCCGAATTCCACGGAACCAAGTTCTACGCACTTGTAAAACTCAATTCCAGTGGAACCAGAACCGTTGAGTGGAAGACCTCCAAAGACACCAAGGACAAGAAGTACACTATCCGTGTAGAACGCAAATCCGGAAGCCAGTACAAGTCTGATGAAGTCGATGTCAAGGTAGAGAAGGGCGATGTAACCATCGTCGCATCTGGTGACCAGAGCTACTACCTTGGTGAGGAAGTCAAGATCTCCGGTACTAACTCCGAGACTGACGTTACCTATCTGTTCATAACCGGTCCAAACCTCCCGAACGTAGGTGGTATGCTGAAATCCCCACGTAAGGAAGTCAACAACGACCAGCCGGCATCCTTTGACCAGGCTGACGTTCAGGATGACGATACCTACGAGTTCAAGTGGCAGACTGCCAACCTTGAGATGGATGCAGGTACCTACACCGTTTACGCAGTTAGCGCTCCGCGCGACAAGGATCACCTCAGTGACGCACAGTACGACACTGTCTCACTCGTGATCAAGAAACCGTACATCCAGGCAACCGCTTCCGCAAGTGTTGTTGCAAAGGGTGACAAGATGTACCTCCGTGGTACCGCAGAAGGCGACCCGTCCAAGGGTATTGCAATCTGGATCCTCGGAAAGAACAAGGTTCTCTACGCAACTGAGTCCGTGAACGATGACATGTCATTCGAGCACGAAATCAAGGGTGCAGAAACCGCATCTCTCTATGCAGGACAGTACTTCGTAGTTATCCAGCACCCAATGTACAACAATGAGTTCGATGTCTACCCAGACAACGCGCTTGAGCCACAGAAGATCCTTGGTGCATACCCAACCCGTGACTCTGAAGTTTTCAGAATCGGCGGTGCAGGAGCACTCCAGGGAACCGATGCAGCAGAAGCACTTGTCAAAGCAATCGACTCTGCAATGGTTGACGATATCTACACCAAGATGCAGTTCCTCGTAGAGGAGCCAAAGGTTACCATCAACCCAATCGGTGAGCAGGCTGTAGGTTCCAAGTTTGAGATCTCCGGTACTACCAACCTCATGTATGATGACAACGATCTCCTTGTTGAGGTAACTTCTTCCTCATTCAAGCCGACCGACAAGTCACAGAGTGGAGAGTTCAACGGTGCAACCGGAACTGTCAAGGTCCAGCAGGGCACTGACGGTCTGAACAAGTGGAGCTTTACCGTCGATGCAAGCACCTTCAAGCCGGATGAGTACATTGTCCGTGTCGCAGGTGTCACCACCGATGTAGTTGAGACCTCACTCTTCAACGTTGTTGAAGCTGGAGCAGCACCGGTCGCAGTAGCAGAACCGGTCGTTACAGAAGCACCCGTTGTAGAAGTCACAACTGAAGCAGCAGAAGCAAACGCAACTGCAGATGTTAACGCATCTGTAGAAGCACCTGTTGTTGAAGAACCAGTCAACAAGACTGCGTAA
- the fen gene encoding flap endonuclease-1, whose protein sequence is MGVALRDILADYKIPVTAEELTGVAAVDAFNALYQFLSIIRQPDGTPLMDDEGRVTSHLSGIFFRTANLLQQGIRPVFVFDGAPPEMKTSTIQERRNIREESKEKWEKAKREGDLSGAFRYAMSSSALDSHVISSARTLIGLMGLPVVEAPSEGEAQAAYMALKGDVDYVVSQDYDTLLFGTPVLIRNLTISGKRRIHGRQVTIQPERVNLVEVLQNLDITREQLIDIAILTGTDFNPGIRGIGAKTGLKKVKSGDFDAIIRDKLPDFDPDPIRDFFKNPPVTDSYNTQSSLVDRDGLLSFLCEEYGFSPDRVIPVLDKIAKKEKQKTLESWF, encoded by the coding sequence ATGGGTGTAGCTCTCAGGGACATTCTTGCTGATTACAAAATTCCAGTGACTGCAGAAGAACTTACAGGGGTGGCTGCGGTTGATGCGTTTAACGCGCTCTATCAATTCCTCTCAATTATCAGACAACCAGATGGAACCCCGTTGATGGATGATGAAGGCCGGGTTACTTCACATCTCTCCGGTATTTTTTTCCGGACAGCAAATCTCCTCCAACAAGGCATTCGTCCTGTTTTTGTTTTTGATGGTGCCCCACCTGAAATGAAAACCAGTACCATCCAGGAGAGAAGAAACATCCGGGAGGAGTCCAAGGAAAAATGGGAAAAAGCAAAACGCGAAGGAGATCTCTCTGGTGCCTTCAGATATGCCATGTCTTCCTCTGCTCTTGACAGTCATGTTATCTCCTCTGCCCGAACACTCATCGGACTGATGGGGCTGCCGGTTGTTGAAGCACCTTCAGAAGGTGAAGCCCAAGCGGCATACATGGCTCTGAAAGGCGATGTTGATTACGTGGTTTCCCAGGATTATGATACATTGCTCTTTGGAACACCGGTTCTCATCAGAAATCTGACAATTTCTGGTAAGCGTCGTATTCATGGAAGGCAGGTTACGATTCAACCAGAGCGGGTAAATCTTGTAGAGGTGCTCCAAAATCTTGATATCACCAGGGAACAGTTGATAGATATTGCAATTCTCACCGGAACTGACTTTAATCCGGGTATTCGTGGAATAGGGGCGAAAACCGGACTTAAAAAGGTAAAGTCCGGAGACTTTGATGCAATTATTCGAGACAAGCTTCCTGATTTTGATCCTGATCCGATCAGAGATTTCTTTAAGAATCCCCCGGTCACTGATTCATATAATACCCAGTCATCGCTGGTTGATAGAGATGGGCTATTATCATTTCTCTGTGAGGAGTATGGTTTTTCTCCTGATCGGGTAATCCCCGTCCTTGATAAAATTGCGAAAAAGGAAAAGCAAAAAACTCTTGAGAGCTGGTTTTAA
- a CDS encoding 30S ribosomal protein S15, with amino-acid sequence MARMHARRRGISRSVRPYRTQAPEWSNTDKESIIKQIVDLRRQGSSTAEIGLVMRDKYGVPSVKLATGKKITQILRENDLGTEIPEDLRNLIQRALGMRKHLSENKRDVHNKRQLMLTESKVRRLVKYYVKSKKLPKGWVYKPDTAEILLSR; translated from the coding sequence ATGGCACGAATGCATGCCCGTAGAAGAGGTATTTCACGTTCAGTCAGACCCTACCGGACACAGGCACCGGAATGGTCCAATACTGACAAGGAAAGCATCATCAAGCAGATTGTCGACCTGCGAAGACAAGGAAGTTCAACCGCTGAAATTGGGCTTGTTATGCGTGACAAGTACGGAGTCCCCAGCGTAAAACTTGCCACAGGCAAGAAAATTACACAGATACTCCGTGAGAATGACCTTGGAACAGAAATTCCTGAGGATCTTCGCAACTTGATTCAGAGAGCACTCGGTATGAGAAAACACCTCTCTGAGAACAAACGTGATGTTCATAACAAACGCCAGCTCATGCTGACCGAGTCAAAAGTTCGCAGACTTGTAAAATATTACGTGAAAAGCAAAAAACTTCCAAAAGGCTGGGTTTACAAGCCAGATACAGCAGAAATTCTCCTGTCCAGATAA
- a CDS encoding PLP-dependent aminotransferase family protein, translating to MDYLFAERMSKTPRSFIREILKVTEHPDIISFAGGLPNPSVFPVEELAQVSKDVITDEGAAALQYATTEGYYPLREWVANRYNSRYGLSVTPEEILITHGSQQSLDLCGKVFIDKGTPVGIEEPGYLGAIQAFSMFEPQFHPIKLESDGPVLNDIRRCMEVDSCKIVYGVPNSQNPSGITWSDKKRKEIAKIISEHDRVFIEDDAYGEIRFRDEYYQPVKKSIPDHVVMNGSFSKIITPGMRMGWICAPEKVMTQLVTAKQATDLHSSILAQRIIYRYLSEYPIDSYIKKITDTYRSQCDCMVKAIRQEFPDSISYTVPDGGMFLWITLPEGYNSLDIFNKALEEKVAVLPGIPFYTDGGGINTLRLNFTNSSCDQIEEGVRRLSRVLS from the coding sequence ATGGATTACCTGTTTGCTGAACGGATGAGCAAAACACCCCGTTCCTTTATACGTGAAATCCTGAAAGTCACTGAACATCCGGATATTATCTCTTTTGCCGGAGGACTTCCAAATCCATCAGTTTTTCCAGTAGAGGAGTTGGCACAGGTTTCAAAAGATGTTATCACAGATGAAGGTGCCGCCGCTCTTCAGTATGCAACCACTGAAGGTTATTACCCACTTCGTGAATGGGTTGCGAATCGTTACAATAGTCGGTATGGTCTGTCTGTAACCCCGGAAGAGATTCTTATTACTCATGGATCCCAACAATCCCTGGATCTTTGCGGGAAGGTTTTCATTGATAAAGGTACCCCGGTAGGAATAGAGGAACCCGGTTATCTTGGAGCTATACAGGCTTTTTCAATGTTCGAACCTCAATTTCATCCTATTAAACTCGAGTCTGATGGGCCTGTATTGAATGATATCCGAAGATGCATGGAAGTGGATTCCTGTAAGATTGTATATGGCGTACCAAATTCTCAAAATCCTTCCGGAATTACCTGGTCTGATAAAAAAAGGAAAGAAATTGCGAAAATCATCTCCGAACACGATCGGGTTTTTATTGAAGATGATGCATATGGAGAAATTCGTTTCAGGGACGAGTATTATCAACCGGTGAAAAAAAGTATTCCAGATCATGTAGTTATGAATGGTTCATTTTCCAAAATCATAACACCTGGAATGAGGATGGGATGGATATGTGCTCCAGAGAAAGTGATGACCCAATTGGTTACTGCAAAGCAGGCGACTGACCTACATTCAAGCATTCTTGCGCAGCGGATAATCTATCGGTACCTTTCAGAGTACCCGATTGATTCATATATTAAAAAAATTACTGACACATACCGGTCACAGTGTGATTGTATGGTCAAGGCAATCCGTCAGGAATTTCCTGATTCTATATCCTACACTGTGCCTGACGGGGGGATGTTTTTATGGATTACACTCCCTGAAGGCTACAATTCTCTTGACATCTTTAACAAAGCTCTCGAAGAAAAAGTTGCAGTACTCCCTGGTATTCCTTTCTACACTGATGGAGGAGGTATCAACACCCTGCGGCTTAATTTTACCAATTCTTCATGCGATCAGATAGAAGAAGGGGTCCGGAGGTTATCACGGGTATTATCATAA
- a CDS encoding presenilin family intramembrane aspartyl protease PSH, with protein MISKELIREFFALLAMPVMLLAVGVGSVLLAVPMTASGYAVFEDPQSLSNPIWFIGMLLVFTAFLLILIKYKFKRIIDWVIRLSLFIAYIYVFSGLLGLITNLDYALIFGIIGAALATLLLWKFPEWYVVDILGVLLAAGIASMFGISLEPVPVILLLILLALYDAISVYKTKHMLTLANGVIEGRMPIMVVVPKKEGYSFIRDGVGGSIDPDNSSDPQSKHERAAYLMGLGDLIMPSILVTSAAVFVPGGGIGILSNSAIGALLGSLAGLCVLLFAVKTGKPQAGLPPLNGGAILGFLIGWFVMTL; from the coding sequence ATGATTTCTAAGGAACTAATCCGGGAATTTTTTGCCCTGTTAGCTATGCCGGTAATGCTCCTTGCAGTTGGAGTTGGATCTGTGCTCCTCGCTGTTCCGATGACTGCATCAGGATATGCTGTTTTTGAAGACCCCCAGTCATTATCTAATCCGATATGGTTTATCGGAATGTTACTTGTGTTCACAGCGTTTCTCCTTATTCTAATCAAATACAAATTTAAGCGGATTATTGACTGGGTAATTCGGTTATCGCTCTTCATCGCATATATCTACGTCTTCTCTGGACTCCTTGGGCTCATTACCAACCTGGATTATGCCCTCATATTTGGGATAATAGGAGCAGCTCTTGCAACTCTCCTTTTATGGAAGTTTCCAGAATGGTATGTCGTCGATATTTTAGGTGTACTTCTCGCAGCAGGAATTGCATCCATGTTTGGTATATCTTTAGAGCCAGTGCCTGTCATTCTTTTACTGATTTTACTTGCTTTGTATGATGCGATATCAGTGTATAAGACAAAACACATGCTCACCCTTGCAAATGGAGTGATTGAAGGCAGGATGCCCATTATGGTGGTTGTTCCAAAAAAGGAGGGGTATTCCTTTATCAGAGACGGGGTAGGGGGATCGATCGATCCGGATAATTCTTCAGATCCACAGTCAAAACATGAGCGGGCTGCATATCTTATGGGGCTTGGTGATCTTATCATGCCGTCCATTCTGGTTACTTCTGCAGCAGTTTTTGTTCCTGGAGGAGGAATTGGTATTTTAAGCAACTCGGCAATCGGTGCACTTCTGGGATCTCTTGCCGGCCTATGTGTCCTTCTCTTTGCCGTAAAAACAGGAAAACCACAGGCTGGTCTTCCTCCATTAAATGGTGGAGCTATCCTGGGATTTCTGATTGGATGGTTTGTAATGACCTTGTAA
- the mmp10 gene encoding methyl coenzyme M reductase-arginine methyltransferase Mmp10 (Mmp10 (methanogenesis marker protein 10) is a cobalamin-requiring radical SAM methyltransferase that creates the methylarginine modification to methyl coenzyme M reductase.) — MVQLTVDIGGRPGVDCRGFCSYCYFKHAKEVPAFGCKYCLPFTKGCDYCTRSVQEKYSGFIPLRDVTEKVLADLQVLSGDLTRITISGGGDPSCYPEFSDLIELLGTLEAPLHIGYTSGKGFDNPDIADFLIENGLQEISFTVFSHKPELRRSFMNDPTPDASLEVLLRLAKEIDVYAALVILPGVNDGDALYDTIRWLEQAGVKGTILMRFANAPEQGLILNNAPIISDQPVHSIEEFSRLVRSVKKITHMRISGTPLCDPDLESPFILLKENKLLQTLPKVAKHATIITGSIAAPYISQIIESRGGKKLVTPVKKEIADLITIDDLKELNLHELPETIIIPGRSFVHNSEAERILSADGVQRTIIRGPDMLTADGETSMGMTRDEVLSLELEGFRTLINLINQWGS; from the coding sequence ATGGTACAGCTGACTGTGGATATCGGGGGCAGACCTGGCGTAGATTGCCGTGGATTTTGTTCATATTGTTATTTTAAGCATGCAAAGGAAGTTCCTGCCTTTGGATGCAAATACTGTCTTCCATTCACAAAAGGCTGTGATTACTGTACACGGAGTGTGCAGGAAAAATATTCGGGTTTTATTCCTCTCCGGGATGTCACAGAAAAAGTTTTGGCTGATCTTCAGGTGTTAAGTGGTGATCTTACCAGGATCACAATTTCCGGAGGTGGAGATCCAAGTTGTTATCCGGAATTTTCTGATCTCATCGAGCTTTTAGGAACACTAGAAGCGCCTCTCCATATTGGTTATACCAGTGGGAAAGGTTTTGATAATCCTGATATCGCAGATTTTCTCATAGAGAACGGACTGCAGGAGATTTCATTTACTGTATTCTCCCATAAACCGGAACTCCGCCGTTCATTTATGAACGATCCTACACCTGATGCTTCATTGGAAGTCCTTCTCCGGCTTGCCAAAGAGATCGATGTATACGCCGCGCTTGTGATACTTCCCGGCGTAAACGATGGAGATGCTCTCTATGATACAATCCGTTGGCTTGAACAGGCAGGAGTCAAAGGAACGATTTTAATGAGGTTTGCAAATGCTCCAGAGCAGGGTCTTATCCTCAATAATGCTCCTATCATATCAGATCAACCGGTTCATTCAATAGAGGAGTTCTCAAGGCTTGTCAGGAGTGTTAAAAAGATAACACACATGAGAATCTCCGGAACACCCTTATGTGATCCCGACCTTGAATCCCCATTTATTCTATTGAAAGAGAATAAGCTTCTGCAGACACTCCCAAAAGTCGCCAAACATGCAACAATCATCACTGGAAGCATCGCAGCCCCATATATCTCTCAAATAATTGAAAGCAGAGGGGGAAAAAAACTCGTAACACCAGTGAAGAAAGAAATTGCAGATCTCATAACTATTGATGATTTGAAGGAACTCAACCTTCACGAATTACCTGAAACAATAATCATACCAGGAAGATCCTTTGTCCATAACTCTGAAGCTGAAAGAATATTATCCGCTGACGGAGTCCAACGGACAATTATCCGCGGTCCTGACATGCTGACAGCTGATGGGGAAACGTCTATGGGCATGACTCGGGATGAAGTTCTCTCCCTGGAACTGGAAGGATTTCGAACACTCATAAACCTCATCAACCAATGGGGTTCCTGA
- a CDS encoding ABC transporter permease codes for MKNCMKSPWITIIGAYRVWMRNALVFRKNIRVNLVPPFIEPLLYLGAIGFGIGAYITDIDGMPYVRFIAPAILAASVMNASFFECAYGTYVRMYYQKTFDAILATPVTLKEVILGEILWGATRGLISALSISIILLILGLASPIGIILALPLSFLAGILFSGIAACFSSISPSIDTISYPATLFIAPMFLFSGTFFPLHLLPEAVQIFALLFLPLTHVVSLIRGLLTETANPLWLINLLWIGVGIIVFSFLAIRLFERRLIV; via the coding sequence ATGAAAAACTGCATGAAGTCCCCTTGGATCACCATTATCGGAGCATACCGGGTATGGATGCGAAATGCACTCGTGTTTCGAAAAAATATTCGAGTGAACCTTGTCCCTCCGTTTATTGAGCCACTTTTGTATCTAGGCGCAATAGGATTTGGAATCGGAGCATATATTACAGACATTGACGGTATGCCATATGTCAGGTTTATAGCACCGGCAATCCTTGCTGCTTCGGTAATGAATGCCTCTTTCTTTGAATGTGCGTATGGAACCTATGTCCGGATGTACTACCAAAAAACATTTGATGCAATTCTTGCAACACCAGTAACACTCAAAGAAGTAATTCTTGGGGAAATTTTATGGGGAGCGACAAGAGGGCTCATCTCTGCATTATCTATTAGCATAATTTTACTCATTCTCGGTCTTGCATCTCCGATTGGTATTATCCTTGCTCTCCCCCTGTCATTTCTAGCAGGGATTTTATTTTCTGGTATCGCAGCGTGTTTTTCATCAATATCCCCCTCAATTGATACAATATCCTACCCGGCAACCCTGTTTATTGCTCCTATGTTTCTTTTTTCAGGAACATTCTTTCCATTACACCTGCTTCCAGAAGCGGTCCAGATTTTTGCCCTCCTGTTCCTTCCGCTTACTCATGTGGTCAGCCTGATTCGGGGTCTTTTAACCGAAACTGCTAATCCACTCTGGCTTATTAACCTTTTATGGATAGGTGTTGGAATAATTGTCTTTTCATTTCTAGCAATCAGGTTATTTGAACGGAGGCTTATCGTATGA
- a CDS encoding DUF6125 family protein, with protein MNQNVDKGQELIDAAKNWLAIDGLWFLAIEERYGLETAIACDAAVWKEFSRIEADRIMKRLNLPENGGLEALEIALHNRLFSLLNSYEIQKPREGILEYYTITCRTQAARDRKELPLFPCKEIGIIDYVTFAKRIDNRIQTECISCPPDPSSGSYHCGWRFTLP; from the coding sequence ATGAATCAAAATGTTGACAAAGGGCAGGAGTTGATAGATGCAGCAAAAAACTGGCTTGCAATTGACGGCCTATGGTTTTTAGCTATTGAAGAACGATATGGGCTTGAGACTGCTATTGCTTGTGACGCTGCTGTGTGGAAGGAATTTTCAAGGATAGAAGCAGATCGAATTATGAAACGTCTGAACCTGCCTGAAAATGGCGGACTTGAGGCACTGGAAATCGCTCTTCATAACCGGCTTTTCTCCCTTCTGAATTCATATGAAATACAAAAGCCGCGTGAGGGAATATTAGAATACTATACCATAACATGCCGGACACAGGCAGCACGAGACAGAAAAGAACTTCCTCTTTTTCCTTGCAAGGAGATCGGGATTATTGATTATGTCACATTTGCAAAAAGAATTGACAACCGGATACAAACCGAATGTATCTCATGCCCCCCTGATCCATCTTCCGGATCATATCATTGTGGATGGAGATTTACGCTTCCATAA
- a CDS encoding ABC transporter ATP-binding protein: MTSTVIFADGLIKRYKELTAVDSISFSVSEGELFGFLGPNGAGKTTTMKMVQCVSPRTGGNLQIFGMDPDLSGRNIRRRIGVVPQETNLDPDLSVCDNLVVYARFFDIPPGEAETRAMELLRFFELETKKDTIIEKLSGGMKRRLLLARALMNQPDLLILDEPTIGLDPQARHHMWEILYKLRADGHTIVLTTHYLEEAARLCDRLVIMDQGKILTEGSPEELVKQYIGMDIVETDNIPEVVSYLTSLGISYETGGETIQIKTQNPRRISDALLDSVQGIRVITRPGTLEDVFLLLTGRRLRE, translated from the coding sequence ATGACATCTACTGTAATTTTTGCTGATGGTCTCATAAAGCGCTATAAAGAACTCACTGCAGTTGATTCAATCTCCTTTTCAGTTTCAGAAGGGGAACTCTTTGGTTTTCTTGGACCTAACGGGGCAGGAAAAACTACCACGATGAAGATGGTTCAGTGTGTGTCACCTCGTACAGGAGGCAATTTACAGATATTTGGGATGGACCCGGACCTTTCTGGCAGGAATATTCGGAGGCGGATCGGAGTAGTCCCACAGGAGACAAATCTTGATCCTGATTTGAGTGTATGTGATAATCTTGTTGTCTATGCCCGATTTTTTGATATTCCACCAGGAGAAGCAGAGACCAGGGCAATGGAACTTCTGAGGTTTTTTGAACTTGAGACGAAAAAAGATACCATCATTGAAAAATTATCAGGTGGAATGAAAAGAAGGCTTCTGCTTGCCCGGGCTCTCATGAATCAGCCGGATCTTCTCATCCTTGATGAGCCAACAATAGGTCTTGATCCCCAGGCAAGACATCACATGTGGGAAATTCTCTATAAACTACGTGCTGATGGACATACCATTGTTCTTACTACTCATTATCTCGAGGAAGCAGCAAGGCTCTGTGACCGCCTTGTTATCATGGATCAAGGGAAAATTCTGACAGAGGGATCTCCGGAAGAACTAGTAAAACAGTACATTGGCATGGACATTGTTGAAACAGATAACATTCCGGAAGTAGTTTCATACCTCACCAGCCTCGGTATCTCGTATGAGACAGGAGGCGAGACAATTCAGATTAAAACTCAAAATCCGAGAAGAATTTCTGACGCATTATTAGACTCAGTTCAAGGAATACGGGTGATCACCAGACCAGGAACCCTTGAAGACGTTTTCCTCCTTCTTACCGGACGGAGGCTCCGCGAATGA